In Campylobacter mucosalis, a single window of DNA contains:
- the sdhA gene encoding 8-methylmenaquinol:fumarate reductase flavoprotein subunit yields the protein MSEQKFTRRDFLQSACIGVSALAVSGSGASVLADEAKDNGNKKGLPSCDILVIGSGGAGLRAAVAARKANPNLTVVVATKMMPSRNATCMAEGGINGVTDFSNGDSYKLHAYDTIKGGAYLVDQDAALKFTEMAGKVIAELDYTGTLFSRSKDGGVAQRMMGGASKRRCNFSADKTGHILMHSCLDDAISNGVKFLMDHELLEISVENGKSEGAVLRNIQTGEIYPVLCKSLVIATGGYTRIFYNRTSTPYIATGDGVAAALRAGLGFEDPEMIQFHPTGVANGGTLITEAARGEGGYLLNNKGERFMKNYHEKMELAPRDVVARAIEIEIREGRGYGEGLGSYVLCDVRHLGKEKILKALPKIRHTGLLFENIDLVEQPVPIRPTAHYSMGGIEVVKIDDMSTKIPGIYVGGEASCISIHGANRLGGNSLTDAMVTGYLAGVGATNYAKDAKFGNGENASKLAKQWQDKFKDVTSGGTTEEMYKLREELGRQNWDNMGIFRTQDKLDLLAKNLEEIQAKYDQLKVPNSNPIMNTAFTDYVELGNLILLSRCACLAAQNRLESRGAHTREDYPKRDDVKFLKHSIVTLKDNKLELGYKDVVITEFSLDGRKPA from the coding sequence ATGAGTGAACAAAAATTTACCAGACGTGATTTTCTACAATCAGCCTGTATTGGCGTCAGTGCATTGGCAGTTAGCGGTAGCGGTGCGAGTGTTCTGGCAGACGAAGCAAAGGATAATGGTAACAAAAAGGGCTTACCATCTTGCGATATTTTAGTTATTGGCTCTGGTGGAGCAGGTCTTCGTGCAGCCGTGGCAGCAAGAAAAGCAAACCCAAATTTAACAGTCGTTGTGGCCACTAAAATGATGCCATCACGCAACGCAACCTGTATGGCAGAAGGCGGTATAAACGGTGTTACTGATTTTAGCAACGGCGATAGCTACAAGCTTCACGCTTATGATACGATTAAAGGCGGTGCTTACTTGGTCGATCAAGACGCTGCACTAAAATTTACAGAGATGGCAGGTAAGGTTATAGCTGAGTTAGACTATACTGGAACGCTATTTTCAAGAAGTAAAGATGGCGGTGTTGCTCAGCGTATGATGGGTGGCGCAAGCAAAAGACGCTGTAACTTCTCTGCTGATAAAACTGGACACATACTAATGCACTCTTGCCTTGATGACGCTATATCAAATGGCGTGAAATTTCTAATGGATCACGAACTTCTTGAGATAAGTGTAGAAAATGGCAAAAGCGAGGGTGCTGTTTTAAGAAATATCCAAACTGGAGAAATTTACCCAGTGCTTTGCAAGTCGCTAGTTATCGCAACTGGTGGTTATACTAGAATTTTTTACAACAGAACATCAACTCCATACATTGCAACCGGCGACGGCGTAGCTGCTGCACTTAGAGCTGGTCTTGGCTTTGAAGATCCTGAGATGATACAATTCCACCCAACCGGTGTTGCAAATGGCGGAACTCTAATAACAGAAGCGGCACGTGGCGAGGGTGGATACCTTTTAAATAATAAAGGTGAGCGTTTTATGAAAAACTATCACGAAAAGATGGAGTTAGCTCCTCGTGACGTAGTTGCTCGTGCGATAGAAATAGAGATCCGCGAAGGTAGAGGTTATGGCGAAGGTCTTGGCTCTTACGTTCTTTGCGATGTTCGCCACCTTGGTAAAGAAAAAATCTTAAAAGCACTTCCTAAGATTAGACACACTGGATTGCTATTTGAGAACATCGATCTAGTAGAACAACCAGTTCCTATTAGACCAACAGCTCACTACTCTATGGGTGGTATCGAGGTTGTAAAAATAGATGATATGAGCACGAAAATTCCAGGTATTTACGTAGGTGGAGAGGCTAGTTGTATATCTATCCACGGTGCAAATCGCTTAGGCGGTAACTCTTTGACAGACGCTATGGTTACTGGTTATTTGGCTGGAGTAGGTGCTACAAACTACGCAAAAGATGCAAAATTTGGAAACGGAGAAAATGCGTCAAAACTAGCTAAACAATGGCAAGATAAATTTAAAGATGTCACAAGTGGCGGAACAACAGAAGAGATGTATAAACTTCGTGAAGAGCTAGGCAGACAAAACTGGGATAATATGGGTATCTTTAGAACTCAGGATAAGCTTGATTTGTTGGCTAAAAATTTAGAAGAAATTCAAGCTAAATACGATCAACTAAAAGTTCCAAATTCAAACCCAATTATGAATACAGCATTTACAGACTATGTAGAGCTTGGAAACCTTATTTTACTATCACGCTGTGCTTGTTTGGCTGCACAAAACAGACTAGAGAGCCGTGGTGCTCACACACGTGAGGACTATCCAAAAAGAGATGATGTGAAATTCTTAAAACACAGTATAGTGACTTTAAAAGATAATAAGCTAGAGCTAGGTTATAAAGATGTTGTTATAACAGAATTTAGCCTAGATGGAAGGAAACCAGCATGA
- a CDS encoding lactate/malate family dehydrogenase produces MKISVIGAGNVGASVAYALALKGLCDELAIIDIFANHAKSKAMDIAQSTQVFNLPIKVNGGDNYTLVSKSDIVVMTAGSPRKPGQSREDLLLINAKVLKSVMENVKTYAPNAILIMVTNPLDVMVYLAQKFTGFKSSKIIGMAGELDSARLRYEISNLKGDADSKSMVVGAHNDKMIISKNYVKDALSDDEFKNISDDTKNGGAKFVELVGTSAFYAPAAGAVKLCEAIIKDKKELQSVSVILDGFACGRVASIAKDGICEIFELNLTQIEQEKLKESQDEIAKNIKFVEENL; encoded by the coding sequence ATGAAAATTTCAGTTATTGGAGCAGGAAATGTTGGTGCGAGTGTGGCTTATGCACTTGCTTTAAAGGGGCTTTGTGATGAACTAGCCATCATTGACATATTTGCAAATCACGCAAAGTCAAAAGCTATGGATATAGCACAAAGTACACAGGTTTTTAACCTACCTATAAAGGTTAATGGTGGCGATAACTACACACTTGTAAGTAAAAGCGACATAGTGGTTATGACAGCAGGTAGCCCAAGAAAGCCTGGTCAGAGCAGAGAGGATTTACTTCTTATAAATGCAAAAGTCCTAAAAAGCGTAATGGAAAATGTAAAAACCTACGCTCCAAATGCTATTTTGATAATGGTTACAAACCCACTTGACGTTATGGTGTATCTAGCACAAAAATTTACAGGCTTTAAAAGTAGTAAGATAATAGGTATGGCAGGAGAGCTTGATAGTGCTAGATTAAGGTATGAAATTTCAAACCTAAAAGGCGATGCCGATAGTAAAAGTATGGTTGTAGGTGCACATAATGATAAGATGATAATCTCTAAAAACTACGTAAAAGACGCCTTAAGCGATGACGAGTTTAAAAACATCAGCGATGATACAAAAAATGGTGGAGCAAAATTTGTAGAGCTTGTTGGAACTTCGGCATTTTATGCTCCAGCGGCTGGAGCTGTGAAGCTTTGTGAGGCTATCATAAAAGATAAAAAAGAGCTTCAAAGCGTGAGCGTGATACTTGACGGCTTTGCTTGTGGTAGGGTTGCTAGTATCGCAAAAGATGGAATTTGTGAAATTTTTGAGCTAAATTTAACTCAAATCGAACAAGAGAAGCTAAAAGAGAGTCAAGACGAGATAGCTAAAAATATAAAATTTGTAGAAGAGAATTTGTAA
- the mltG gene encoding endolytic transglycosylase MltG, translating to MIKNFIKYPAILVIFDIFIIFFVSILFYLSCPVSTSKVVFMPKGSVGEIISYLVDKNFKISVLDKYLLHFMGKPQSGWINMGKTTLTRGEFLERLTKAKAAMTDITLIPGETTIVFLNEVAKKLNLNPVKLNEEYAKIAPLPDGFLVPNTYKIPLGISERHLIYYLINSSKKAQQDLSVKIFGEYNEKKWFKILSIAAVIQKEAANNDEMPIVSSVIYNRLKKGMRLQMDGTLNYGIYSHDVITSERIKTDMSEFNTYLNDGVPPTPVCSVSISAIKAAIAPANTEFLYFVLDKKSKKHRFSKTISEHNQNINSQK from the coding sequence ATGATAAAAAATTTTATAAAATATCCAGCAATTCTTGTGATTTTTGATATTTTTATCATTTTTTTTGTAAGTATCCTTTTTTATCTTTCTTGCCCAGTTAGCACGTCAAAAGTGGTTTTTATGCCAAAGGGAAGTGTTGGCGAGATTATATCTTATTTAGTTGATAAAAATTTTAAGATTAGTGTGCTTGATAAGTATCTTTTGCACTTTATGGGAAAACCGCAATCTGGCTGGATAAATATGGGTAAAACCACTCTTACTAGGGGCGAGTTTTTAGAGCGTCTTACAAAGGCAAAGGCTGCGATGACTGATATAACCCTAATCCCTGGCGAAACGACGATTGTATTTTTAAATGAAGTTGCTAAAAAGTTAAATTTAAATCCAGTTAAATTAAATGAGGAATACGCCAAAATAGCACCTTTGCCAGACGGATTTTTAGTGCCAAATACATACAAAATTCCACTTGGTATTAGTGAGCGACACTTGATTTACTATCTCATAAACTCGTCAAAAAAGGCACAACAGGATCTGTCTGTTAAAATTTTTGGCGAATACAATGAAAAAAAATGGTTTAAAATACTCTCAATCGCCGCGGTAATTCAAAAAGAAGCCGCAAATAACGATGAAATGCCAATCGTTTCATCTGTGATTTACAACAGACTAAAAAAGGGTATGCGTTTGCAAATGGACGGCACTTTAAACTACGGCATATACTCGCACGATGTGATTACTTCTGAACGCATTAAAACCGATATGAGCGAGTTTAATACCTATCTAAACGACGGAGTTCCACCAACTCCTGTTTGTTCCGTTTCAATAAGTGCCATAAAAGCAGCCATAGCACCCGCAAATACGGAATTTTTATACTTTGTGCTTGATAAAAAGAGCAAAAAACATAGATTTTCAAAGACGATAAGTGAGCATAATCAAAATATAAATTCTCAAAAATAG
- the sdhE gene encoding 8-methylmenaquinol:fumarate reductase membrane anchor subunit: MQQKDFAFFPGCVLSQAAKESKMSLEAIAPILGITLHEIKGWSCCGASQAQDVDPLAALVANARNIALSEGMNMPMLTTCSTCMLTLTRAKDTLDKGAKDRINEFLAKGNMKYQGSNEITSLLWVLYENLDTLKAKVVKPLSNLKVALFYGCHSVRPEKAYDSKESSTNPKSFEAVVSALGATIVPFEKCLDCCGFHASYPAVKSVQKMSSQIVGNADENGADCVVTPCPLCQMQLDIYQERYQDARGSEVRKPIIHLSQLVGLALGLDNEKLGLDLNIIDATKLI, translated from the coding sequence ATGCAACAAAAAGATTTCGCTTTTTTTCCTGGCTGTGTTTTAAGTCAAGCAGCCAAAGAATCAAAAATGTCACTAGAGGCGATAGCCCCGATACTAGGCATAACTCTACACGAGATTAAGGGCTGGAGCTGTTGTGGTGCTTCTCAGGCACAAGATGTTGATCCATTAGCGGCACTTGTAGCAAACGCTAGAAATATCGCACTTTCAGAAGGTATGAATATGCCTATGTTAACTACTTGCTCAACCTGTATGCTTACACTCACTCGTGCAAAGGATACTTTGGATAAGGGCGCAAAGGATCGTATAAATGAGTTTTTAGCAAAAGGAAATATGAAGTATCAAGGTAGTAATGAGATAACAAGTCTTTTGTGGGTTTTATATGAAAATTTAGATACTTTAAAAGCAAAAGTTGTTAAGCCACTTTCAAATTTAAAAGTAGCTCTATTTTACGGCTGTCATAGTGTTCGCCCTGAAAAAGCTTACGACTCAAAAGAGAGCTCAACAAATCCAAAGAGCTTTGAAGCTGTTGTTTCTGCGCTTGGTGCTACTATTGTACCGTTTGAGAAATGCCTTGATTGCTGTGGCTTTCACGCTAGTTATCCAGCTGTAAAATCAGTTCAAAAGATGTCATCTCAAATCGTTGGCAATGCTGATGAAAATGGTGCAGATTGTGTTGTTACACCTTGCCCACTTTGTCAAATGCAACTTGACATCTATCAAGAACGCTACCAAGACGCTAGGGGTTCTGAAGTTAGAAAACCTATCATTCATCTTTCACAGCTTGTAGGTTTAGCACTCGGTCTTGATAATGAAAAGTTAGGACTTGATTTAAATATTATTGATGCAACAAAGTTGATATAA
- a CDS encoding 2-oxoglutarate synthase subunit alpha: MREMITTGNELVAMAAIDAGCKFFGGYPITPSSEIAHKLSSLLPKNGGTFIQMEDEIAGICVALGASMSGVKAMTASSGPGISLKAEQIGYGFIAEIPLVIVNVMRGGPSTGLPTRVAQGDILQAKNPTHGDVNMIVLAPSSLQECYTQTIHAFNMAERFMTPVMLLLDETIGHMQGKVVLPDVSELEILNRAEFSGDTSSYEPYGVDIDKPAVLNPFFKGYKYHVTGLHHAQSGFPTENGEIVEYNIKRLFNKIDAHSNELFRSENFMLDDAQICIIAYGSVALSAKQAVLNLRAKGVKVGLFKPISLFPMDKAEFENLGKKFSKILICELNMGQYSTEIAKILLRDDLKTLLKANGRPLSPSEIEAKIGECYGI; this comes from the coding sequence ATGAGAGAGATGATTACGACTGGAAACGAGCTGGTGGCTATGGCTGCTATTGATGCTGGGTGCAAATTTTTTGGAGGCTATCCTATAACGCCAAGTAGCGAAATAGCACACAAACTAAGCTCACTATTGCCTAAAAATGGCGGGACTTTTATACAAATGGAAGACGAGATAGCAGGTATTTGTGTGGCTCTTGGAGCTTCTATGAGTGGTGTTAAGGCTATGACTGCTAGTTCTGGTCCTGGAATTTCACTAAAGGCCGAGCAGATAGGATATGGTTTTATAGCTGAAATTCCGCTTGTTATAGTAAATGTTATGCGTGGTGGTCCAAGCACTGGACTTCCTACACGTGTGGCTCAAGGCGATATACTTCAAGCAAAAAACCCAACTCACGGCGATGTAAATATGATAGTTTTAGCACCTTCAAGTTTGCAAGAGTGCTACACTCAGACGATTCACGCTTTTAATATGGCTGAGCGTTTTATGACACCTGTTATGTTGCTTCTTGATGAAACCATCGGGCATATGCAAGGTAAGGTTGTTTTGCCTGATGTAAGTGAGCTTGAAATTTTAAACAGAGCGGAATTTAGTGGCGATACGTCTAGCTACGAGCCATACGGTGTAGATATTGATAAACCAGCTGTTTTAAATCCATTTTTTAAAGGTTACAAATATCACGTTACTGGACTTCATCACGCACAAAGTGGCTTTCCAACAGAAAATGGCGAGATTGTCGAGTATAATATAAAAAGGCTTTTTAATAAAATAGACGCACACTCAAATGAGCTTTTTAGATCTGAAAATTTTATGCTTGATGATGCGCAAATTTGTATCATAGCTTATGGAAGCGTTGCTCTTAGTGCAAAACAAGCTGTGCTAAATTTAAGAGCAAAGGGCGTAAAAGTAGGGCTGTTTAAGCCAATATCGCTATTTCCTATGGATAAAGCAGAGTTTGAAAATTTAGGCAAAAAATTTAGCAAAATTTTAATTTGTGAGCTAAATATGGGGCAATATAGCACAGAGATCGCAAAAATACTTTTAAGAGATGATTTAAAAACACTGCTAAAAGCCAATGGTAGACCGCTAAGCCCAAGCGAGATTGAAGCTAAAATAGGAGAGTGTTATGGCATTTAA
- a CDS encoding 2-oxoacid:acceptor oxidoreductase family protein, producing the protein MKSELRFVGVGGQGVILAGEILAAAKIESGGYGVKASTYTSQVRGGPTKVDIILDESEILYPYANEGEIDFMLATAQVSYDAFKSGVKEGGIIVVEPNLVKPSDDDKKRYKIYEIPIITIAKEEVGNVITQSVVALGVAVAMSKCIDENIVKESMLSHVPAKVKEANEKAYELGLKYAKNLIA; encoded by the coding sequence ATGAAAAGCGAACTTAGATTTGTTGGAGTTGGTGGACAGGGCGTCATACTTGCTGGTGAAATTTTAGCAGCCGCAAAGATAGAAAGCGGTGGATACGGCGTAAAGGCTTCAACTTACACATCTCAAGTAAGGGGCGGACCGACAAAGGTTGACATTATCCTTGATGAGAGTGAAATTTTATACCCTTATGCCAACGAGGGCGAGATAGATTTTATGTTAGCAACTGCCCAAGTTAGCTATGACGCGTTTAAAAGCGGAGTAAAAGAGGGCGGCATAATCGTAGTTGAGCCAAATTTGGTAAAACCTAGTGACGATGATAAAAAGCGATATAAAATTTATGAAATTCCAATAATTACAATAGCAAAAGAGGAGGTCGGCAACGTAATCACTCAAAGCGTTGTTGCCTTAGGAGTTGCGGTGGCTATGAGCAAATGTATAGATGAAAACATAGTAAAAGAGAGCATGCTCTCTCACGTCCCTGCTAAGGTAAAAGAGGCAAATGAAAAGGCTTATGAACTTGGCTTAAAATATGCTAAAAATTTAATAGCATAA
- a CDS encoding NADP-dependent isocitrate dehydrogenase, with protein sequence MSQIIWTKTDEAPFVSSVSFLPILKCFLSRAGINLKEIDISLASRVLAQFNKCEDGLLELSKIVKQSDANIIKLPNISASLPQLNSLIDELNSLGYDLPKYVDEPQNEEERANKQKYQKVLGSAVNPVLREGNSDRRSVKAVKDYARQNPHYMGEWDEKNRCEVAYMNGGDFYANEHSNVIKKDGILRIEFIHKDGKKEILKDDIAVKTGDIIDASYMSIDSLDEFFHKQIDDAKSKDLLFSLHLKATMMKVSDPVIFGRALRVFFKDVFGEFEADLKSAGVNANSGLKELFAKIENLPNKDKILAKFQEVYTSRPDVAMVDLKQGVDNFGVPNDVIIDASVPALLRNSGKMSDKNGALRECKIIIPDSTYARVYEAVVEDFKANKKLDVATLGSVSNIGLMAKKAQEYGSSDKTFIAGADGEFVISGSEEIFRFSVKKGDIFRAMTTSIEAIQSWILLAIKRAKDSGEPLIFWLDKDREHDNNLIKIIQNFNDLNDVCYEILNYQDACKKSLQMIREGKNVISVTGNVLRDYLTDLFPILELGTSSKMLSIVPLLCGGAIFETGAGGTAPRLAMGLRDENHLGWDSLGEFLALIASLEFEGSKNAKILSKALDNAVARYLKDDRSPKMQVGEADTRLSHYYIALYWASELKDSGIDGFNELYKKLLENEEIIKAELSQNKGKQADLGGWYYLNENTINSLMRPSKTLNQIIG encoded by the coding sequence ATGAGCCAAATCATCTGGACAAAAACCGATGAAGCACCATTTGTGTCTTCTGTTTCATTTTTGCCTATCTTAAAGTGCTTTTTAAGCAGAGCTGGTATAAATCTAAAAGAGATTGACATAAGTCTTGCCAGTAGGGTTTTAGCACAATTTAATAAGTGCGAAGACGGACTTTTAGAACTTTCAAAAATCGTAAAACAGAGCGACGCAAATATTATAAAACTCCCAAACATTTCAGCCTCACTTCCCCAGCTAAATTCGCTAATAGATGAGCTAAATTCTTTAGGATATGACTTGCCAAAGTATGTTGATGAGCCACAAAACGAAGAGGAGAGGGCAAATAAACAAAAATACCAAAAAGTCCTAGGAAGTGCGGTAAATCCGGTTTTAAGAGAGGGTAACTCAGATAGAAGAAGTGTAAAGGCGGTAAAGGATTACGCAAGGCAAAATCCGCACTATATGGGCGAGTGGGACGAGAAAAATAGATGCGAAGTAGCATATATGAATGGTGGCGATTTTTACGCAAATGAGCATTCAAATGTCATAAAAAAAGATGGAATTTTAAGAATAGAATTTATACACAAAGACGGCAAAAAAGAGATTTTAAAAGATGATATAGCTGTTAAAACGGGCGATATTATCGACGCTAGTTATATGAGTATTGATAGTCTTGATGAATTTTTTCATAAACAGATTGATGATGCAAAGAGTAAAGACCTGCTTTTTAGTTTGCATTTAAAAGCTACTATGATGAAAGTAAGCGATCCTGTGATATTTGGTAGGGCTTTAAGGGTATTTTTTAAAGATGTTTTTGGTGAGTTTGAAGCTGATTTAAAGAGTGCTGGAGTAAACGCCAATAGTGGTCTAAAAGAGCTTTTTGCAAAGATTGAAAATCTGCCAAATAAAGATAAAATTCTAGCCAAATTTCAAGAAGTTTATACCAGTCGTCCAGATGTGGCTATGGTTGATTTAAAGCAAGGCGTGGATAATTTTGGCGTTCCAAACGATGTCATAATTGACGCTTCTGTTCCTGCACTATTAAGAAATTCTGGCAAGATGAGCGATAAAAATGGAGCCTTGCGTGAATGTAAAATCATAATACCAGATAGCACGTATGCTAGGGTTTATGAAGCAGTAGTTGAGGATTTTAAGGCAAATAAAAAGCTTGATGTAGCAACACTAGGAAGCGTAAGTAATATCGGCTTAATGGCAAAAAAAGCCCAGGAGTATGGAAGTAGCGATAAGACATTTATAGCGGGAGCTGATGGCGAGTTTGTGATATCTGGAAGTGAGGAAATTTTTAGATTTAGCGTTAAAAAGGGTGATATTTTTAGGGCGATGACAACAAGCATTGAAGCGATACAAAGCTGGATTTTACTCGCTATTAAACGTGCTAAAGATAGTGGTGAACCTTTGATATTTTGGCTAGATAAGGATAGAGAACACGATAATAACCTAATAAAAATCATACAAAATTTTAACGATTTAAACGACGTTTGCTATGAAATTTTAAACTACCAAGACGCTTGCAAAAAAAGCCTTCAGATGATAAGAGAGGGCAAAAATGTCATTAGTGTTACTGGTAATGTCTTGCGTGATTATTTAACGGATTTGTTTCCTATTTTAGAGCTTGGTACCAGCTCAAAAATGCTATCTATCGTGCCACTACTTTGTGGTGGAGCTATTTTTGAAACGGGAGCTGGTGGGACTGCACCTAGACTTGCTATGGGGCTTAGAGATGAAAATCATCTTGGTTGGGATAGTCTTGGCGAGTTTTTGGCTTTAATTGCTTCGCTTGAATTTGAAGGTAGTAAAAATGCTAAAATTTTAAGCAAAGCACTAGATAATGCCGTCGCTAGATACCTAAAGGACGATAGATCTCCAAAAATGCAAGTAGGAGAGGCGGATACTAGACTTAGTCATTATTATATAGCACTTTACTGGGCTAGTGAGCTAAAAGATAGCGGCATAGATGGTTTTAATGAGCTTTATAAAAAACTGCTAGAGAATGAAGAGATTATAAAGGCGGAATTATCACAAAATAAAGGTAAACAAGCAGATCTTGGCGGTTGGTATTATTTAAACGAAAATACCATAAATTCGCTAATGAGACCGAGTAAAACACTAAATCAAATAATAGGATAG
- the sdhB gene encoding 8-methylmenaquinol:fumarate reductase iron-sulfur subunit codes for MKFIIQRFDGNKQFEQTYELEKSEYEGKTLLSVLLRIKQTRDITLNFTASCRSAICGACAVRVNGYSYLACDTKMEELLKEYDNPDTLKIAPIKNFRVISDLVVDWEPSIENLRKIKPTIVAKDEFSPEKGCKQTQEEFDRISKQWDCILCGCCASECNKLEADASDYMEPFVFTHAFRAAYDSRSKDPMIHLKPSIDNGLWMCVHCQECADRCPKGISAADDIAGLRVMAMRKGLKDGTGPAHAEAFLLDLEDTGRLNEIYLALRSEGVLANTAKMDIAFNLMKAGKMNPLHILGDEKIEGHDDLVKMIEAARAASKE; via the coding sequence ATGAAATTTATAATACAACGTTTTGACGGAAATAAGCAGTTTGAGCAAACTTATGAATTAGAAAAAAGTGAGTATGAGGGAAAAACTCTACTTTCTGTTTTATTGCGCATTAAGCAGACAAGGGATATCACACTTAACTTTACAGCATCTTGTCGTTCTGCTATTTGCGGTGCTTGTGCTGTGCGTGTTAATGGTTATTCATATCTTGCTTGTGATACAAAAATGGAGGAGCTACTAAAAGAGTATGACAACCCAGATACTCTAAAAATCGCTCCGATTAAAAATTTCCGTGTTATATCTGACCTTGTTGTTGATTGGGAACCTAGTATTGAAAATTTACGCAAGATAAAACCAACCATAGTTGCAAAAGATGAGTTCTCTCCTGAAAAAGGCTGTAAGCAAACTCAAGAGGAATTTGATAGAATCAGCAAACAATGGGACTGCATTCTATGCGGTTGCTGTGCTAGTGAGTGTAATAAACTAGAAGCTGACGCAAGTGACTATATGGAGCCATTTGTATTTACTCACGCTTTTAGAGCAGCTTATGACTCACGTTCAAAAGATCCTATGATACACTTAAAGCCTTCTATTGATAATGGTCTTTGGATGTGTGTTCACTGCCAAGAGTGTGCTGACCGCTGTCCAAAAGGAATAAGTGCTGCTGATGACATAGCAGGACTACGCGTTATGGCTATGAGAAAAGGCTTAAAAGATGGCACAGGTCCAGCTCACGCAGAAGCTTTCCTTTTAGACTTAGAAGATACTGGTAGATTAAATGAAATTTACCTAGCACTTCGCTCTGAGGGTGTTTTAGCAAATACAGCTAAAATGGATATAGCATTTAACCTAATGAAAGCTGGCAAGATGAATCCTCTACATATCCTTGGCGACGAGAAGATAGAGGGTCACGATGACTTAGTTAAGATGATAGAGGCAGCTAGAGCTGCTAGTAAGGAGTAG
- a CDS encoding 2-oxoglutarate ferredoxin oxidoreductase subunit beta: MAFNYDKYLRTNKMPTLWCWGCGDGVILKSVIRAIDELGWNMNDVCVVSGIGCSGRFSSYINCNTVHTTHGRATAYATGIKLANPDKHVIVVTGDGDGLAIGGNHTIHAARRNIGIKHILINNFIYGLTNSQTSPTTPRGFWTATAEYGNIDPSFDACKLLMGADANFVARSSVLDPNKLTRILKEGFSHDGYAFFDIFSNCHINLGRKNKMAEAVKNLEWIDSRIIDKAKFEVLDDEQRLDKFPIGILHKGERTEYTKAYAKVIDKMQNGVEIDFKELV; this comes from the coding sequence ATGGCATTTAATTACGATAAATATTTACGCACAAATAAAATGCCAACCCTTTGGTGCTGGGGTTGCGGAGATGGCGTGATACTAAAAAGCGTCATACGTGCTATTGATGAACTTGGCTGGAATATGAACGATGTTTGCGTGGTTTCTGGCATTGGCTGTTCTGGGCGTTTTTCAAGCTATATAAACTGCAACACCGTTCATACAACACACGGCAGAGCTACAGCTTATGCTACCGGCATAAAGTTAGCAAACCCAGATAAGCACGTTATCGTCGTGACTGGCGATGGAGACGGACTAGCTATAGGTGGCAACCACACCATACACGCAGCACGCAGAAACATCGGAATAAAGCACATTTTGATAAACAACTTTATCTATGGACTTACAAATTCCCAAACCAGTCCGACAACTCCACGTGGCTTTTGGACTGCAACAGCAGAGTATGGCAACATCGATCCTAGCTTTGATGCTTGTAAGCTCTTAATGGGTGCTGACGCAAATTTTGTCGCACGTTCATCTGTTTTAGACCCAAATAAATTAACGAGAATTTTAAAAGAGGGCTTTAGCCACGATGGATACGCATTTTTTGATATTTTTTCAAATTGCCATATAAATTTAGGACGTAAAAACAAAATGGCAGAGGCTGTTAAAAATTTAGAGTGGATAGACTCTCGTATCATAGATAAAGCGAAATTTGAAGTGCTAGATGACGAGCAAAGGCTTGATAAATTCCCTATAGGAATTTTACACAAAGGCGAACGCACCGAATATACAAAAGCTTATGCGAAAGTTATTGATAAAATGCAAAATGGCGTAGAGATAGATTTTAAGGAGCTAGTATGA
- a CDS encoding 4Fe-4S dicluster domain-containing protein — MIDRDDIAVWVDESRCKACDICVSNCPAGVLAMRIEPNAVLGKMIEVVYPHECIGCRDCELHCPDFAIYVANKGYKFAKLTATSKERAVAVRANKFYKL, encoded by the coding sequence ATGATAGATAGAGATGATATAGCCGTTTGGGTTGATGAGAGTAGGTGTAAGGCTTGTGATATATGCGTAAGCAACTGCCCTGCTGGTGTCCTTGCGATGAGGATAGAGCCAAATGCGGTGCTTGGTAAAATGATAGAAGTTGTATATCCGCACGAGTGCATAGGGTGTCGTGATTGCGAGTTACATTGTCCTGATTTTGCGATTTATGTTGCAAATAAGGGTTATAAATTTGCCAAACTTACAGCCACAAGCAAAGAGCGAGCCGTAGCAGTAAGAGCAAATAAATTTTACAAGCTATAA